One window of Sphingomonas sp. KC8 genomic DNA carries:
- a CDS encoding HpcH/HpaI aldolase/citrate lyase family protein gives MSASERAAAARSWLFVPGDSEKKLAKGVGTSADILLIDLEDAVAESAKPAARETVAAFLRANADQRDRLWVRINPLQGPHALHDLAAIVPARPGGVMLPKPRGRADVERLDHFLTALEVAAGDQPGLTQVIIVATETPQGMLATGSYEGVARLAAMTWGAEDIATAIGAITNRRADGSYDFPYQLARTFCVVGAAAAGVPAIETIHGDFRDEAGLEAVATEARRAGFRGMMAIHPAQVDIINRAFTPSEAELVAAREIVDLFAANPGLGTIGHRGEMLDLPHLNRAKAVLARGGAA, from the coding sequence ATGTCGGCTTCTGAACGGGCTGCGGCCGCCCGATCCTGGCTGTTTGTGCCCGGCGACAGCGAAAAGAAGTTGGCAAAGGGCGTTGGCACGTCAGCCGATATTCTGCTGATCGACCTTGAGGATGCGGTTGCGGAAAGCGCCAAGCCCGCCGCACGCGAAACCGTGGCGGCATTTCTGCGCGCGAACGCCGATCAGCGCGATCGGCTGTGGGTCAGGATTAACCCGTTGCAAGGGCCGCATGCGTTGCATGATCTGGCGGCGATCGTTCCGGCGCGGCCGGGCGGGGTGATGCTGCCCAAACCGCGCGGGCGCGCGGATGTCGAGAGGCTGGATCATTTCCTGACAGCGCTGGAAGTGGCGGCCGGCGATCAGCCGGGGCTGACCCAGGTGATCATCGTGGCGACCGAAACGCCGCAAGGGATGCTGGCGACGGGAAGCTATGAGGGGGTGGCCCGGCTGGCCGCGATGACATGGGGGGCGGAGGATATCGCGACCGCAATCGGTGCAATCACCAACCGCCGGGCTGATGGCAGTTATGACTTTCCCTATCAACTGGCCCGCACCTTCTGCGTGGTTGGCGCTGCGGCCGCCGGGGTGCCGGCGATCGAGACGATCCACGGCGACTTCCGTGACGAGGCTGGACTGGAAGCGGTGGCGACGGAGGCGCGTCGCGCCGGTTTCCGTGGGATGATGGCGATCCACCCGGCGCAGGTGGACATCATCAACCGCGCATTCACGCCGAGTGAAGCCGAACTGGTAGCGGCGCGCGAAATCGTCGATCTGTTTGCAGCCAATCCCGGATTGGGGACGATCGGCCATCGTGGCGAGATGCTCGATCTGCCGCACCTCAACCGGGCGAAGGCGGTGCTCGCGCGCGGGGGCGCTGCATGA
- the purU gene encoding formyltetrahydrofolate deformylase encodes MTDTYLLTLSCRNRPGIVARVASTLFEHGGDIREANQFDDSAANRFFMRVVFNLATGQDAAALRRDFVAVAHSYGMDWQLRAQADRQRVLLLVSKFDHCLVDLLYRWRIGELAMDIAGIVSNHPRESFHTLDLDGIPFHHLPVTAETKSRQEAQIKAIVEDSRVDLVVLARYMQILSDDLAAWLSGRCINIHHSFLPGFKGAKPYHQAHARGVKLIGATAHYVTAELDEGPIIEQDVERVSHADTPEDLVRKGRDIERRVLARAVGFHLEGRALLNGQTTVIFRD; translated from the coding sequence ATGACCGACACCTACCTGCTTACGCTTTCCTGCCGCAATCGTCCGGGGATCGTCGCGCGTGTCGCATCAACGCTTTTTGAACATGGCGGCGACATCCGCGAAGCCAATCAGTTCGACGACAGCGCCGCCAACCGCTTTTTCATGCGTGTCGTATTCAACCTGGCCACCGGGCAGGATGCTGCGGCCCTGCGGCGGGATTTCGTGGCGGTTGCCCATAGCTATGGCATGGACTGGCAACTGCGCGCGCAGGCCGATCGCCAGCGCGTTCTGCTGCTGGTATCGAAGTTCGATCATTGCCTGGTCGATCTGCTGTATCGCTGGCGGATCGGCGAACTGGCGATGGATATTGCGGGTATCGTTTCCAATCATCCCCGCGAGAGCTTTCACACCCTGGATCTGGACGGTATCCCGTTTCACCATCTGCCGGTGACGGCGGAAACGAAATCGCGCCAGGAGGCGCAGATCAAGGCCATCGTCGAGGATAGCCGCGTCGATCTGGTCGTGCTGGCCCGCTACATGCAAATCTTGTCGGATGATCTGGCGGCGTGGCTGTCCGGCCGCTGCATCAATATCCACCACAGTTTCCTGCCCGGCTTCAAGGGCGCCAAGCCTTATCATCAGGCGCATGCCCGCGGGGTGAAACTGATCGGTGCGACCGCGCATTATGTGACGGCCGAACTGGATGAAGGGCCGATCATCGAACAGGATGTCGAACGGGTCAGCCATGCCGACACGCCCGAGGATCTTGTGCGCAAGGGCCGGGATATCGAGCGCCGGGTTCTAGCTCGCGCTGTCGGTTTCCACCTTGAGGGGCGCGCCCTGCTCAATGGGCAGACGACCGTAATCTTCCGCGATTGA
- a CDS encoding TetR/AcrR family transcriptional regulator, protein MKADKGQNRAPAPDDRKASAPPRGRPATLSADAIVDTALKLLDAHPNEELSMARIARELSVSPPALYRYFATRTALRDAMSASVFAGFPDMPADRPWREQLLAWQNQVALLYERHHGVMMLMGWDDKLAGPWLKVQAPVLVLLHRIGFSKLSLVETASWFLAATVGLIRTYLAADSEALSRSDMVEFSEGLDHLTAGQQALVEETRTWIPSSDPARILNLGFEALVDGVARELTRLEK, encoded by the coding sequence GTGAAAGCCGACAAGGGGCAGAATCGCGCGCCCGCGCCAGACGATCGGAAAGCATCCGCGCCGCCGCGCGGGCGCCCGGCCACATTGTCCGCCGACGCGATCGTCGATACCGCATTGAAATTGCTGGATGCGCATCCGAACGAAGAGCTTTCGATGGCCCGTATCGCCCGCGAACTCTCGGTTTCGCCGCCCGCGCTTTACCGCTATTTCGCCACGCGTACCGCGCTCCGCGACGCCATGTCAGCCAGTGTTTTCGCCGGGTTCCCGGATATGCCGGCGGATCGGCCGTGGCGCGAACAATTGCTCGCCTGGCAGAATCAGGTCGCGCTGCTTTATGAACGCCATCATGGCGTGATGATGCTGATGGGCTGGGACGACAAGCTCGCCGGGCCGTGGCTCAAAGTGCAGGCTCCCGTGCTCGTCCTGCTGCATCGCATCGGATTTTCGAAACTGTCGCTGGTCGAAACCGCCAGCTGGTTCCTCGCCGCCACCGTCGGCCTGATTCGCACCTATCTGGCGGCCGATTCCGAAGCCCTCAGCCGTTCGGACATGGTCGAATTTTCCGAAGGGCTGGATCATCTGACTGCCGGTCAGCAGGCACTGGTCGAAGAAACCCGCACCTGGATTCCCAGCAGCGATCCGGCCCGCATCCTCAACCTCGGGTTCGAAGCACTGGTCGACGGCGTCGCCCGCGAACTGACCCGGCTGGAGAAATGA
- a CDS encoding 3-keto-5-aminohexanoate cleavage protein — translation MTMASKIIITCAVTGSIHTPSMSPHLPVTAAEIADSALAAAEAGAAIVHLHARDPENGRPDQTPEAFEPFLRVIKQRSDVVVNLTTGGSPFMPIEERIRPATVWRPEVASLNMGSMNFGLFPMLKRYKDFQHDWEPQMLENSRDLVFRNSFKDIEHALRTLNETGARYEFECYDTSHLYHLHYFFTEGLVKAPLFIQTCFGLLGGIGSHPDDVMHMKRTADRLFGDNYRWSVLGAGRSQMPIAAMAAAMGGNVRVGLEDNLWGGPGKLAQSNAEQVRTVRKILEGLGLEIATPDEARAILALKGGDNVGF, via the coding sequence ATGACCATGGCTTCAAAGATCATCATCACCTGTGCGGTGACGGGATCGATCCACACCCCGTCAATGTCGCCGCATCTGCCGGTGACCGCGGCTGAAATCGCTGATTCTGCGCTAGCCGCGGCGGAGGCTGGGGCTGCAATTGTTCATCTGCATGCCCGCGACCCCGAAAACGGCCGCCCTGATCAGACGCCGGAAGCATTCGAGCCGTTTCTGCGCGTGATCAAGCAACGATCGGACGTGGTGGTGAATCTCACCACCGGCGGATCGCCGTTCATGCCGATCGAGGAGCGAATTCGTCCCGCCACTGTCTGGCGGCCCGAGGTCGCTTCGCTCAACATGGGTTCGATGAACTTCGGCCTGTTTCCGATGCTGAAACGCTACAAGGATTTTCAGCATGACTGGGAACCGCAGATGCTGGAAAACAGCCGTGATCTGGTGTTCCGTAACTCGTTCAAGGATATCGAACATGCGCTGCGCACGCTGAACGAGACTGGTGCTCGTTATGAGTTCGAATGTTATGATACCAGCCACCTCTACCATCTCCATTATTTCTTCACCGAAGGCTTGGTGAAGGCGCCCCTGTTCATCCAGACGTGCTTCGGTTTGCTGGGCGGCATTGGATCGCATCCGGACGATGTGATGCACATGAAGCGCACCGCCGATCGCCTGTTCGGCGACAATTATCGCTGGTCGGTGCTGGGCGCTGGCAGAAGCCAGATGCCGATTGCCGCAATGGCTGCGGCAATGGGCGGTAATGTCCGTGTCGGGTTGGAAGATAACCTCTGGGGTGGGCCGGGCAAACTCGCGCAATCCAATGCCGAACAGGTGCGGACGGTGCGAAAGATTCTCGAAGGACTTGGCCTGGAAATCGCGACACCCGATGAAGCACGCGCGATTCTGGCGCTGAAGGGAGGGGATAATGTCGGCTTCTGA
- a CDS encoding globin-coupled sensor protein, translated as MQPKQTTDGIEIRLSFFNLDQDNYAAFPAIAAAVEKVAPASLDRFYRKVRETPAAARFFTSPQMMDHARDKQLDHWRGMFARRLDESYFAKAEKIGNIHARIGLEPTWYIGAYALVLEDMIGRLLTDSLRARLGGKQISRVIGTLVKCAMLDMDIALSAYFRAEEAERMAVIDRVGEAMDRLAKGDFTVKLEGLPESFAKLVEDFDSMRERMRETLLEVSHTADSINTGAAEISQASEDLSRRTEQQAASLEQTAAAMDQITVAVRETAQGAAHVNASVADAQGDANEGGRVVREAIGAMDDIEKSAQEIAQIIGVIDGIAFQTNLLALNAGVEAARAGDAGKGFAVVANEVRALAQRSADAAKDIKGLIGASSKQVESGVQLVGQTGQALDRILTKISEIAGLAHQISTSAEAQATSMQQVNTAVADMDKMTQQNAAMVEESTAAARSLETEADQLITLVQRFRLEQESAGRAVPRQGRAAPVAAAQPARPSARPRTTGNLALAVDPASQDEWTDF; from the coding sequence ATGCAGCCCAAACAGACGACCGATGGAATCGAGATTCGCTTGAGCTTCTTCAATCTGGACCAGGACAATTATGCGGCGTTCCCTGCGATCGCCGCTGCGGTCGAAAAGGTGGCCCCGGCATCGCTGGATCGCTTCTATCGCAAGGTGCGGGAAACACCGGCGGCTGCGCGCTTTTTTACGTCGCCGCAAATGATGGATCATGCGCGCGATAAGCAACTCGATCACTGGCGTGGCATGTTCGCCCGCCGGCTGGACGAAAGCTATTTCGCCAAGGCCGAAAAGATCGGCAATATCCACGCGCGGATCGGGCTGGAGCCGACCTGGTATATCGGCGCTTATGCGCTGGTGCTGGAAGATATGATCGGCCGCCTATTAACTGATTCCCTGCGCGCCCGTCTTGGCGGCAAACAGATATCACGGGTGATCGGCACTCTGGTTAAGTGCGCGATGCTCGACATGGACATCGCGCTGTCGGCCTATTTCCGTGCCGAGGAAGCTGAGCGCATGGCGGTGATCGACCGCGTTGGCGAGGCGATGGACAGGTTGGCCAAGGGCGACTTCACCGTAAAGCTGGAAGGGCTGCCTGAAAGCTTCGCCAAGCTGGTCGAGGATTTCGATTCGATGCGGGAGCGGATGCGCGAGACGCTGCTGGAAGTTTCGCATACTGCCGACAGCATCAACACCGGCGCGGCTGAAATCAGCCAGGCATCCGAAGATTTGTCGCGGCGCACCGAGCAACAGGCGGCTTCGCTGGAGCAGACCGCTGCGGCCATGGACCAGATCACCGTCGCGGTGCGCGAAACGGCGCAGGGGGCCGCACACGTCAATGCATCGGTGGCTGATGCGCAGGGCGACGCCAATGAAGGTGGCCGTGTCGTGCGCGAGGCGATCGGCGCGATGGATGATATCGAGAAATCCGCGCAGGAGATCGCACAGATCATCGGCGTGATTGATGGCATCGCATTCCAGACGAATCTGCTGGCATTGAATGCTGGCGTTGAAGCGGCCCGCGCGGGCGATGCGGGCAAGGGTTTTGCCGTCGTCGCCAATGAAGTGCGCGCATTGGCCCAGCGATCGGCGGATGCGGCCAAGGATATCAAGGGGCTGATCGGGGCCAGTTCGAAGCAGGTGGAATCAGGGGTGCAGCTTGTCGGGCAGACCGGGCAGGCGTTGGACCGCATCCTGACCAAAATTTCGGAGATTGCCGGCCTCGCGCACCAGATTTCGACATCGGCCGAAGCACAGGCAACGAGCATGCAGCAGGTGAATACCGCCGTCGCCGATATGGACAAGATGACCCAGCAGAACGCCGCAATGGTCGAAGAATCGACTGCGGCCGCCCGCAGTCTCGAAACCGAGGCGGATCAGCTTATCACGCTCGTTCAGCGATTTCGGCTAGAACAGGAAAGTGCCGGTCGCGCTGTGCCTCGGCAGGGCCGGGCAGCACCCGTTGCTGCTGCCCAACCTGCACGCCCGTCTGCCCGTCCCCGTACCACCGGCAACCTTGCGCTGGCCGTTGATCCGGCATCGCAGGATGAATGGACGGATTTCTGA
- a CDS encoding N-acyl-D-amino-acid deacylase family protein, whose protein sequence is MANILIKGGTVVDGKLTPAYRADVRIAGDRIAEIGPDLAPRGDERVVDATGCHVTPGFIEAHTHFDATMWWQDDLNPLPGYGATTIVMGNCGFSCAPISDDKAATQEVINIFSFFEDIAKEPFVSELPWDWRKWSEYKASLTSKVRIPLNYAAYVGHIAIRLAVMGLDAWERTATPLEIERMCELLDDALAAGALGLSTNLLDHDGDDRPVPTMLADDAEYSALFDVLDRYPGSAVQVIIDTFMRMTGPDMVARMGRLLEGKNVRMQWAGLPTLDFQKPVLPSLQVLHDGFKAAGKDYWTAYTHVSPTNTLSLTKSLIFAQSNDYAWHEVVLAETDEEKARLLADPEWRARARESWDTQAWGHSPMNRPDDLLLRNSDNGAGPINLSLSDYMKQAGIAHRSDAMADWVLKNGVKSTIHMAPFPMNEELVIELIRDPMSVGNVSDAGAHAQMFCGPGENMLLFTYYVREGKISIEEAVHVQTGKLAKHFNLKGRGVLEVGAPADVTVFHLDEIERRDERKEFDVPDGKGGITWRYTRDPAPMRLTLVNGEATFDGGEPTGKRPGAFLRPQSDAAYSMAAE, encoded by the coding sequence ATGGCCAATATCCTGATCAAGGGCGGCACCGTCGTCGATGGCAAATTGACGCCGGCTTACCGTGCCGATGTGCGCATCGCCGGCGACCGCATTGCCGAAATCGGCCCCGATCTGGCCCCGCGTGGCGATGAACGCGTGGTCGATGCAACGGGTTGCCATGTGACACCGGGCTTTATCGAGGCGCACACCCATTTCGACGCGACGATGTGGTGGCAGGACGATCTCAACCCGCTGCCCGGTTATGGCGCGACGACGATCGTGATGGGCAATTGCGGTTTTTCCTGCGCGCCGATTTCCGACGACAAGGCCGCGACGCAGGAGGTGATCAACATCTTCTCCTTCTTCGAGGATATCGCCAAGGAGCCGTTCGTTTCCGAACTGCCATGGGACTGGCGCAAGTGGAGCGAATATAAGGCGTCGCTGACGTCCAAGGTGCGCATCCCGCTGAACTATGCCGCTTATGTCGGCCATATCGCCATCCGGCTGGCGGTGATGGGCCTCGATGCGTGGGAACGCACGGCGACACCGCTGGAAATCGAACGGATGTGCGAATTGCTGGATGATGCGCTTGCCGCCGGCGCGCTGGGGCTGTCGACCAACCTGCTCGATCATGATGGCGATGATCGCCCGGTGCCGACGATGCTGGCCGATGACGCCGAATATAGCGCGCTGTTCGACGTGCTCGATCGCTATCCCGGCAGCGCGGTGCAGGTGATCATCGATACGTTCATGCGGATGACCGGGCCGGACATGGTGGCGCGCATGGGCCGCCTGCTCGAAGGCAAGAATGTCCGCATGCAATGGGCGGGCCTGCCGACGCTGGATTTCCAGAAACCGGTGCTGCCGTCGTTGCAGGTGCTGCATGATGGCTTCAAGGCGGCGGGCAAGGATTATTGGACGGCCTACACCCATGTTTCGCCGACCAACACATTGTCGCTGACCAAATCGCTGATCTTCGCCCAGTCGAACGATTATGCGTGGCACGAAGTGGTGCTGGCCGAAACGGACGAAGAAAAAGCACGGCTGCTGGCCGATCCCGAATGGCGGGCGCGGGCGCGCGAAAGCTGGGACACGCAGGCCTGGGGCCATTCGCCGATGAACCGGCCGGATGATCTGCTGTTGCGCAATTCGGACAATGGCGCAGGCCCGATCAACCTGTCGCTGAGCGATTATATGAAGCAGGCAGGCATCGCCCACCGATCGGACGCGATGGCCGATTGGGTGCTGAAGAACGGCGTCAAATCCACCATCCACATGGCGCCGTTTCCGATGAACGAGGAACTGGTGATCGAACTGATCCGCGATCCGATGTCGGTGGGCAATGTTTCGGACGCGGGCGCCCACGCGCAGATGTTCTGCGGGCCGGGCGAAAATATGCTGCTGTTCACTTATTATGTGCGCGAAGGCAAAATCAGCATCGAGGAAGCCGTTCACGTCCAGACAGGCAAGCTCGCCAAGCATTTCAACCTGAAGGGCCGCGGCGTGCTGGAAGTGGGGGCACCCGCCGATGTCACTGTGTTCCACCTCGACGAAATCGAACGGCGTGACGAGCGCAAGGAATTCGACGTGCCCGACGGCAAGGGCGGAATCACCTGGCGCTATACCCGCGATCCGGCGCCCATGCGGCTGACCCTGGTGAATGGCGAGGCGACGTTCGACGGTGGCGAGCCGACCGGCAAGCGGCCGGGTGCGTTCCTCCGCCCGCAAAGCGATGCGGCCTACAGCATGGCGGCCGAATAA
- a CDS encoding chemotaxis protein CheW: MVRQLITFQVGAQCLGVDIMATREIRAWAPTTPLPHAAAYVRGVVNLRGTVLPVIDLSARLGWGDTDPSARHVIMVLQIGDRPHGLIVDAVNDIASIDENDVQPPPPIGMNADDELLDGITSVDGQMVMILNLERLARDFGEIEVAPLAA, translated from the coding sequence ATGGTACGCCAACTCATCACCTTTCAGGTCGGTGCCCAATGCCTGGGCGTTGATATCATGGCTACCCGGGAAATTCGGGCTTGGGCGCCGACAACGCCCCTGCCGCATGCGGCGGCCTATGTCCGCGGTGTGGTCAACCTGCGCGGTACGGTCCTGCCGGTGATCGATCTGTCGGCGCGATTGGGTTGGGGCGATACCGATCCTTCCGCCCGCCATGTGATCATGGTTTTGCAGATCGGCGATCGCCCGCATGGGCTGATCGTCGATGCCGTCAACGATATCGCGTCGATCGACGAAAACGACGTTCAGCCGCCGCCGCCCATTGGCATGAACGCCGATGATGAATTGCTTGACGGTATAACCTCGGTCGATGGTCAGATGGTGATGATCCTGAATCTCGAACGGCTGGCGCGTGATTTTGGGGAAATCGAGGTGGCTCCACTTGCGGCGTGA
- a CDS encoding GIY-YIG nuclease family protein, whose translation MERDRQGGWAYIMADRYRGTIYVGVTSHLAARIHQHRTGDGSDFCRRYRLDRLVWAEQVASIIDGIAQEKRLKRWRREWKFALIERGNPEWLDLYAHLA comes from the coding sequence ATGGAACGGGATCGGCAAGGCGGCTGGGCCTACATCATGGCCGATCGCTATCGGGGCACTATATATGTGGGCGTGACATCCCATCTGGCGGCACGCATTCACCAGCACCGCACAGGTGATGGGTCGGATTTCTGCCGGCGTTATCGGCTGGACAGGCTTGTGTGGGCCGAACAGGTGGCCTCCATCATCGATGGTATCGCACAGGAAAAGCGCCTGAAGCGCTGGCGGCGCGAATGGAAATTCGCGCTGATCGAGCGGGGCAATCCCGAGTGGCTCGATCTCTATGCGCACCTTGCCTGA
- a CDS encoding acetyl-CoA hydrolase/transferase family protein, with the protein MTQILRADGIDLGAFIRPGDHIVWGQACGEPATLIEALIAQRAGLGGVAAFAGSSFSGLLTPDIADHIALTSMGAIGSMRLLAKAGMLGIVPCHVGQIAGMIEAGLIGCDIAFVQVSPADADGNHSYGLINDYVQAAVAKARVVVAEVNEQIPFTHCDALLPRDRIDYLVEVSRPPVEVMPAAIEDGDLAIARHAASYIGDGTVLQIGIGAVPDALTRLIGDRRDLGVHSGMIGDGLVDLVEAGVVTNATKPFETGVSITGALIGTRRLYDFAHRNPAVGMRSSRLTHADAVLTAIPKLVTINSAVEVDLTGQVNAEQTGPAYIGGTGGQVDYVRAGSRSAGGRSIIALPATAAGGKASRITATLAGPVTTARSEADVIITEFGVAELKGRSLAERARRMVAIAHPDFREDLDRAAFAIAKRGY; encoded by the coding sequence ATGACGCAAATTTTGCGGGCCGATGGCATCGACCTCGGCGCGTTCATCCGTCCCGGCGATCATATCGTCTGGGGACAGGCTTGTGGTGAGCCGGCGACCCTGATCGAGGCGCTGATTGCACAGCGCGCAGGGCTGGGCGGGGTCGCGGCTTTTGCCGGGTCCAGCTTCTCCGGACTGCTGACGCCCGATATTGCCGATCATATCGCGCTGACGAGCATGGGCGCAATCGGATCAATGCGCTTGCTTGCGAAGGCCGGGATGCTGGGCATCGTGCCGTGCCATGTCGGCCAGATTGCCGGAATGATCGAGGCGGGCCTTATCGGCTGCGACATTGCCTTCGTGCAGGTCAGCCCGGCGGATGCCGATGGCAATCACAGCTATGGCCTGATCAACGATTATGTGCAGGCCGCCGTCGCGAAGGCGCGGGTGGTGGTCGCGGAAGTGAACGAGCAGATACCCTTTACCCATTGCGACGCGCTGCTGCCGCGTGACCGGATTGATTATCTGGTCGAGGTGTCGCGTCCGCCCGTTGAGGTGATGCCGGCGGCGATCGAGGATGGCGACCTTGCCATCGCCCGTCACGCGGCGTCGTATATCGGCGATGGCACGGTATTGCAGATCGGCATCGGCGCGGTACCCGATGCCCTGACGCGACTGATCGGCGACCGGCGCGATCTGGGCGTGCATTCGGGGATGATCGGAGACGGCCTGGTCGATCTGGTTGAGGCTGGTGTTGTCACCAATGCGACCAAACCGTTCGAGACGGGGGTCTCAATCACCGGGGCGCTGATCGGGACGCGGCGGCTGTATGATTTCGCGCACCGCAACCCGGCTGTTGGAATGCGATCGTCGCGGTTGACGCACGCCGATGCGGTGCTGACCGCGATCCCGAAACTGGTGACGATCAATTCGGCGGTCGAGGTGGACCTGACCGGGCAGGTCAATGCCGAACAGACCGGCCCGGCCTATATTGGCGGGACCGGCGGGCAGGTGGATTATGTGCGCGCGGGCAGCCGTTCGGCCGGTGGGCGTTCGATCATCGCGCTGCCAGCGACAGCGGCTGGCGGCAAGGCCAGCCGGATCACGGCGACGCTGGCCGGCCCGGTGACCACGGCGCGCAGCGAAGCCGATGTGATCATTACAGAATTTGGCGTAGCCGAACTCAAAGGGCGCAGCCTGGCCGAACGGGCGCGGCGGATGGTGGCCATTGCCCATCCCGATTTCCGCGAGGACCTGGATCGCGCCGCATTCGCCATCGCGAAAAGGGGATATTGA
- a CDS encoding enoyl-CoA hydratase/isomerase family protein translates to MTDAVLFDARTDGIAIITINRPDVHNALGRAVRDGLFAAWERFEGDPALRVAILTAAGTKAFCAGGDLKEMADLQLTVPPRGMFPVPGDNVEVTKPTIAAVNGVAYAGGWLIAQACDLCVASTTARFAITEAKVGRGSPWAAPLIHMIPQRIMMEIILTGKPITAARAYEIGLVNRLAEPEQLLDAAIELATEIVENAPLSVLAGKETVQLATEMGRTAALRAARHAWERAYRSADAQEGPRAFAEKRKPEWRGE, encoded by the coding sequence ATGACCGACGCGGTTCTGTTCGACGCGCGCACCGATGGCATCGCCATCATCACCATCAACCGGCCGGACGTGCATAACGCATTGGGCCGTGCCGTCCGCGACGGGCTGTTCGCCGCATGGGAGCGGTTCGAGGGTGATCCGGCGCTGCGCGTCGCGATCCTGACGGCGGCGGGCACCAAAGCCTTTTGCGCAGGCGGCGACCTGAAGGAAATGGCCGACCTGCAACTGACCGTGCCGCCGCGCGGCATGTTCCCGGTGCCGGGTGACAATGTGGAGGTGACCAAGCCGACGATCGCCGCGGTGAATGGCGTGGCTTATGCCGGCGGCTGGCTGATCGCGCAGGCCTGTGACCTGTGCGTCGCGAGTACAACCGCGCGTTTTGCGATCACCGAAGCGAAGGTCGGGCGAGGATCACCCTGGGCGGCGCCCTTGATCCATATGATCCCGCAACGGATCATGATGGAGATCATCCTGACCGGCAAACCGATCACGGCGGCGCGGGCTTATGAGATCGGACTGGTCAACCGATTGGCCGAACCGGAACAATTGCTGGATGCCGCCATCGAGCTGGCGACCGAAATCGTCGAGAATGCGCCGCTGTCGGTGCTGGCCGGCAAGGAAACGGTGCAGCTTGCGACCGAAATGGGGCGCACCGCCGCGCTGCGCGCCGCCCGCCACGCGTGGGAGCGCGCCTATCGCAGCGCGGATGCCCAGGAAGGCCCGCGCGCCTTTGCCGAAAAAAGAAAACCCGAATGGCGGGGCGAGTAA